A stretch of the Canis lupus familiaris isolate Mischka breed German Shepherd chromosome 37, alternate assembly UU_Cfam_GSD_1.0, whole genome shotgun sequence genome encodes the following:
- the C37H2orf88 gene encoding small membrane A-kinase anchor protein gives MGCMKSKQTFPFPTTFESEKQHASEESFMSEERFLPRMPSPDTVRKEAKEPPAPKIVIFEFAHRLSQEILSDALKQWAGENIKYYDIPYIESEGP, from the coding sequence ATGGGCTGCATGAAATCAAAGCAAACTTTCCCATTTCCCACCACATTTGAGAGCGAGAAGCAACATGCAAGTGAAGAAAGCTTCATGTCCGAAGAGAGATTCCTACCCAGGATGCCTTCCCCAGATACCGTCAGAAAGGAAGCGAAGGAACCACCAGCGCCTAAAATTGTGATTTTCGAATTTGCACACCGCCTATCCCAGGAGATCTTGAGTGACGCCTTGAAGCAGTGGGCAGGCGAGAACATCAAGTACTATGACATCCCATACATTGAGAGTGAAGGGCCATGA